From Mauremys mutica isolate MM-2020 ecotype Southern chromosome 15, ASM2049712v1, whole genome shotgun sequence, one genomic window encodes:
- the ACP7 gene encoding acid phosphatase type 7 gives MGPHGWLCLLCLVLPWLLCQGKSRTQPEQVHLSYPGDPTAMTVTWTTFDPAGSIVEFGPEPSRVFTSSAQGHASRFVDGGWLRRSMFIHRVTLQGLAPGQHYAYRCGSPRGWSRPYSFRALQNGTDWSPRLAVFGDMGNVNPQSLPRLRRDTQQRMYDAILHVGDFAYDMDECNAMVGDAFMRKIEPVAASVPYMTCPGNHEEKYNFSNYRARFSMPGDTQGLWYSWDIGPAHIISFSTEVYFYLNYGRHLVQEQYRWLERDLQEATRPDRHRRHPWIITMGHRPMYCSNNDHDDCTEHESITRRGLPQHLYGLEDLFYKYGVDLELWAHEHSYERLWPVYNYKVYNGSAESPYTNPRAPVHIITGSAGCRERLDPFVPNPREWSAVRIEDYGYTRLQILNRSHIWLEQVSDDQDGKVVDGIWLIKELHGPKAWH, from the exons ATGGGGCCGCACGGCTGGCTCTGCCTGCTCTGCCTGGTGCTCCCCTGGCTGCTGTGCCAGGGCAAGAGCCGCACCCAGCCCGAGCAAGTGCATCTCTCCTACCCAG GCGACCCCACCGCCATGACCGTCACCTGGACGACCTTTGACCCGGCCGGCTCCATCGTGGAGTTCGGCCCGGAGCCGAGCAGGGTCTTCACCTCCTCCGCCCAGGGCCATGCCAGCCGGTTCGTGGACGGCGGCTGGTTGCGCCGCAGCATGTTCATCCACCGGGTCACCCTGCAGGGCCTGGCCCCTGGGCAGCACTATG CTTATCGCTGCGGGAGCCCgcggggctggagccggccctacagCTTCCGGGCTCTGCAGAATGGCACCGACTGGAGCCCGCGTCTCGCTGTCTTCGGCGACATGGGGAACGTcaacccccagtccctgcccaggCTCCGGCGCGACACGCAGCAGCGCATGTACGACGCGATCCTGCACGTAG GGGATTTTGCCTATGACATGGACGAG TGTAACGCCATGGTTGGAGACGCCTTCATGCGCAAGATCGAGCCCGTCGCTGCGTCGGTGCCGTATATGACGTGCCCAGGGAACCACGAGGAGAAATA caacTTCTCCAACTACCGTGCCCGATTCAGCATGCCTGGTGACACGCAGGGCCTGTGGTACAG ctgggaCATCGGCCCTGCCCACATCATCTCCTTCTCCACCGAGGTGTATTTCTACCTGAACTATGGCCGCCACCTCGTCCAGGAGCAGTACCGATGGCTAGAGAGAGACCTACAG GAGGCCACGCGGCCGGATCGGCACCGGCGGCACCCGTGGATCATCACCATGGGGCACCGGCCCATGTACTGCTCCAACAACGACCACGACGACTGCACGGAGCACGAGAGCATC ACTCGCCGAGGGCTCCCCCAACATCTGTACGGCCTGGAGGATCTGTTCTATAAATACG GTGTCGACCTAGAGCTGTGGGCCCACGAACACTCCTACGAGAGGCTGTGGCCTGTCTACAACTACAAG GTCTACAACGGCAGCGCCGAATCGCCCTACACCAACCCCCGGGCGCCCGTCCATATCATCACCGGATCGGCC ggctGTAGGGAGAGGCTGGACCCCTTCGTCCCCAACCCTCGGGAGTGGAGCGCCGTGCGCATCGAGGACTACGGCTACACGCGCCTGCAAATCCTCAACCGCAGCCACATCTGGCTGGAGCAAGTGTCCGACGACCAG GACGGGAAAGTCGTGGATGGGATCTGGCTCATCAAGGAGTTGCACGGCCCCAAAGCTTGGCATTAG